The sequence CTGATGAGGAGATGGTAACCTTATTATGAAGTTTCCTTACATTAAATTTAGAGGAAGATTTGCTCCGGTTTCAATGTTATTGGCAGGCTTAGTATATTTGATAAGTTTAGGATTTGCTTTGATGAAAAGAAAAGAATCGTTACTTTTCAGAAATTAGAGTAAGAGTTGGATTTTGGGACAAAGATGGATTTTAGTTGACTCAATAACTTAATGACTTATTGACTCAACCACTCATTAACTCATTAACCAATTAAGTAGATATTAAGGGAAATCCTTCATCTTGTGAATGAATTAACGAATTAAACTAATATTTAGCGAGTCCACAAATTATAGAGGATAGTATAAATATAATGGAAGTATTTGACATAGAGCAGGTTCGACAGATGGTACGAGAGGAAAGGCACATCTTTTACAAGCATGCTCTGACAGAAGCTAAAAAGATGGAATAAGACCAGATGATGTTGTTTATATCATCTTAACAGGAAAGATCATTGAAGAGTATCCTAAAAGAAATCGATTCTTAGTTTACGGAACAATCTTTAACAATATACCTTTACATGCTGTTTGCGATGTTTCAATGATAGGGATTCTCTTTATAGTAACAGTATATATCCCAGATAGTTCAGAATGGATCAATTTCCAAATAAGGAAGGTGAAAAATGATGAAGCACTTTAATTGCCCAGAATGTAATGGGGATGTAACCGACGGAAGGGTAAAGATGGATTATAATTTAGGCTGGATAAAACTGACCATAAAAAATGTTCCAGCTAATGTCTGCTCAGAGTGTGGACAGGAGTTTATCGATGGCCCGATAGCTGAGAATCTTAATAGGTTGGTAGATCGAGTGGCCGAGGATGTAGGTAGTTTTTCCAAAAAGATACCTATTCTTCAAGAGGAAATAAAAGAAGTTGCTATAGCAATATAGTGCTCCATCAAAATTGATTTTGTGGATTGGGTTGAGATGTAGTTCTATTCGCTTTCAATATCTAATTTTAAGATTGATGAGGTGAAGAGATAAGGGTAGTTGTTCAGAATTGTGTGGCTGAAAAGCCTTATATCTGGCATGGAGTGATGAAAAGATAAAAAGAGTATCCATTTTTTAAAAGGAATTCAAAATAGGAGTAAGAGAAGATAGGCTCATTTTTCTTTGAGAATGTGGAAAGAGAGGGAATAATCTTATGAGCAAGTTTTTAGCAAAGGCCAATGGTCTTCGTGAGGATGCTGACTATGGAGACTTTGTTGAAATATCCAAAAGAAGATGCCCAAACCCAACTCGGTTGGGCTAAAGATTTTTCAAGGAAGCCGATGGTGTGTTTGAGAAAATGCTTATGGATCTAAAATAGACTTGTTGCCAAATAAGCCAATTTTTGTTATAAGCTTAGAACTTATAACGACTTATAACAAATTATGAGGTTTTAGGCTAACTCCTTGATTTTACAAAAGTTACCTCTGGTTATCGCTTGTTTCGCACCATGTCTAATTTATGCCGTTTAGAAAAAAGAAGGAGACAATAAGGAGGATAGGAAGATGTTGGAAATAGCAGAGACATTGGGTAAGATTAAGACCTTGGAAAACCTAGTTCGGGATGGAATGGAAGATGATGTTATCGTAAAGACCGTTGACAAGACAATAGATAAGTTGTTGTTTTACCGAAGAGAAAAATATGAAAGAGATATAAAAGAACTTCAAGAGAAGATGAATCTATTTGAAAAAAGATATAAAATGGATTCAGAGGATTTTTATAAGAGATTTAATGAAGGTAATCTCGGAGATGATATGGACTATATTGAATGGTTTGCTCTTTACGATATGAAGAAACGAATTGAAGAGAGGATGAAGGGGCTCCTTAGAGGATGAGGATAGAAGAATACTTAGCCAGGATAAAGAGTCTTATAATAAGTAGTGAAGTTATAGGAAGTTATCAAATTCGAGAAGAAGTGATTAAAGAGCAGGAAGGCTACATTCGGGTTAAGGCTAACCTAATCAATGATGACATCTTAGAATTAATGGAATACATAGTCTTAGAAAAAAATCAGGCACAGATAAAGAAGTATAGTTTTCACTGGCAAAAGGAGGATGGAACCCTGGTAAAGAGATGGGATAATGTTGTCCATCACCCTGAAGTAGCAAATTTTCCTTATCATGTCCATATAGGAGAAGATAGAATTGAGACATCTAAGGAGATGAATACAGAAACTACCTTAGAGATTATCACGCAAGAGTTGGGAAGTTAGAAAAGAGCAAAATGGATATAATCTTACGAGAGACAAAAATGAGTGTCCATGGCCTTTATCATTGGAAAACGATTCTGTAATGTAATCAGAGAGCAGTCTTTTAGTAGTGAACCAGATTGAAATATAGGAGATA comes from bacterium and encodes:
- a CDS encoding DUF4258 domain-containing protein; the protein is MRPDDVVYIILTGKIIEEYPKRNRFLVYGTIFNNIPLHAVCDVSMIGILFIVTVYIPDSSEWINFQIRKVKNDEAL
- a CDS encoding YgiT-type zinc finger protein, whose product is MMKHFNCPECNGDVTDGRVKMDYNLGWIKLTIKNVPANVCSECGQEFIDGPIAENLNRLVDRVAEDVGSFSKKIPILQEEIKEVAIAI